TCCACTATTTTCGCACTTGAGGGACAAAGCAGTCTTCATCAATGAACAAAACCACTTTGGTGCAGAAGAGATAATGCAGCGAATGGGTCTGTTTATCTCCACTGCTGAGCATGAGTCACTCCTCCACCACAGCTTTCTCCATCGCTTTTTGTGCTTCCAGTAGTAAAGCGGTGGCTAGTTTTCATTGTCACCAGGGAAGCACAGAAAGATACACAATTTGCCTCCCTCTGAAGTGATTCAAAGAAAAGAGACTTGGAAAGAAATATGCTTCAATATTAGtcaaaattacataaaatacaGTAGTTCAAATGATTCCCTCCTTTCAATAGTTTTCACAAATATGATTTGGACTTGCTGCACAACAGCAAGTGTTTTATGCATAAGATATAACTATAAAAGACACAATTAGCATCTCTCTACTTTGAATTAAGGTCTTTAGTAAACCTCTTTTAGCTCACATGATATGCAGTGACCTTACATTTCCTCAGAAATTGGTCACTTGGATGAGATTATCATTAAAATTATGGGCTTTTGAGATAGAATTAGAGAAAGTGTGTGACTTTACCTTGGTTTTAATAAGCCATTAATCTCTTTTATTCCCAGTTTGCATGAAAATACTTTAGAAAAAATTATCTAAAAAACAAGTGGTATAAATGCTTTTCGATGCTTTGGGTATGAGCTAAAGTTTTTCTGATAAAACTCATGACACAAAACAGCAGCCAATGCCTGGTTAAAAAGAACATACATCACTACACACCACCATGTCACATTGTGTATTCCAAGTGTGATGGCCATAGAAACATATATTAGGAGCTCTGCAAAATAATGAGGGCAAGAGACGCTCTCAAACCAGTCTCCAAAAGGTACACTGTGGCTCAGACTTACAACCTTTCCTGcaagcaaacagaaagaaattaactGGGAAGATGCATTAAACAAACTGTTCTCACAATTACGGAACAATATACTTATTAATCATCATAATCTTCTCACAATTATAAGCAATGTGCTGATTAATCATCATTATCCACCTTCATCTGATCTGACAGCTTTGCACTTAATGAAACAAGATGCAACCTCTGGCTGTGCAAACAGAGTATGGAAACCATGTCTATCCTTAAGTTGTTAGCTTCATATTACATTTTTCAGAACTATATATACAGACATACCACACCCTCTCCTCCCACTTCAGCCATCCAAACAGCCTCATTTAATCTACATACTACAGGAAGGGAGAAACACTTGTTTTTAAGGTATTAGAAGATACAGAAGCCTATTgaaacaaccagaaaaaaaaacctaagtaAATATTTGACAGAAATGAAACATCTTACCTGATCTGCTTTTTCTAAGATTAGCTAGAATTGCAAGGCATCTGTGTTGGTGAAGAGAGGCCCAAATGTACATCATAACTCCTATGATGTGATACCAGCAGATCTGCacagaaagcttttttcctgAATGAAACATGTTTTATTAATATATGGCCAGGAAGTAACTTCCCAAGCATCATCTCAAAACACTCTATAACATAGAGTGTTATAACATATATTACATCTCaaacaatatatatataacatatataacatCTCAAAACACTATATAACATTTTCTCAAATGTTACTGTCTTACAAAATTCTAGTAGTGAGCCTCTAATTCCTTGAAAGAGGCTTTGAAATCCTGTATCATTTGAGTGCCCAGGTAGCAGTTCATTTCCCTTGACTGCTCTATACTAAAATACCTAGTTATTAATCCAGCAGTTTGAAATGCAGTGTGATGTGCAACGACGCATAATTGGTAGTCTAAGACCTCAATATTCAACACTGTTTGTACCTATTATTATCCTAATTAAACATGCTGTCATGGCTCAGGTCAACATGCAAGCACACAGTTGTCTCCCTCACAGtgacacacatacacacacacacatatgtacaTACCACCCCTGCCTGACGTGGTTCAAAGTGCTTAAAAACTTCACCAAACTTAGCAACGACTGCCTCACAAAAATTAACCACAGGAGGAGTGCTACAGCCAGCTGATGGTTCATCTGTGCAGGGGATTTAGCAGCTCAGTTGTGACACCCAATGGAATGTGTTGACAGAAACAAGTCATATAATACAAATTTCTCATGTATTAATGGAAACATTACAGTACCAAAGGAAAGAAGACACTGCCTGAGTCAAGGCAGAGCAGTGGCAAGTtctccatgggaaaaaaaggaggtggCCAAGGCAGCCTTGCAGACTCAGCTTGCAGGAAAgcttacaagaaaaaaaactcctCTTCAGTTTGAGAACTGAAGTTGTGTAGTGGCATTTGAGAACTGGTACCTATTACTGTCCTTCACAAAGCATATGATCTATATCCTTTCAGCAGATAACCATGACGGTTAACATGAAAGTGTCTCCCTGCCTGTGTTTGGGTATAATGCTGGCTGATTGTATGATATActgaaatgtaatttctttgaACTATGCCAGGAAGTACTTTTATGTCTCATCAGTTAACACACTTCTCAAACAAGCAGCTCTCTATGAAACCATTTGCCACAATGGAAACAAATGAGAGCAAAACTGCATCTTTGATGATAACTAAGCAGGCACTTACCATTCCTGACATTAGTAGGCACTTGACACAGCACAGTTGAGCCAACAGCAATGTAGTAACCAAGTCCAAAGCAGTACTGCACTATATGAATGACACCACTGGAAAACACACTGGTCCAGAGGCATTCTGCAAGTCTTCGACAGCTATGCAGCCAAAGGAGCAAGAGAA
The genomic region above belongs to Molothrus aeneus isolate 106 chromosome 4, BPBGC_Maene_1.0, whole genome shotgun sequence and contains:
- the SRD5A3 gene encoding polyprenol reductase; translation: MLAALAAAWSLLAAAFLAALLLLRRSPAPRPGRAGLVISGLFQDLIRYGKTKRGCGQLPGWLRLLQVPKRWFTHFYVVSVLWNGFLLICLFRAEFLGKSLPSWIRDMHHALGRDSQSKDTDSEHFSALLVLLLLWLHSCRRLAECLWTSVFSSGVIHIVQYCFGLGYYIAVGSTVLCQVPTNVRNGKKLSVQICWYHIIGVMMYIWASLHQHRCLAILANLRKSRSGKVVSLSHSVPFGDWFESVSCPHYFAELLIYVSMAITLGIHNVTWWCVVMYVLFNQALAAVLCHEFYQKNFSSYPKHRKAFIPLVF